Proteins from a genomic interval of Thermoanaerobacterium thermosaccharolyticum DSM 571:
- the aroQ gene encoding type II 3-dehydroquinate dehydratase, translated as MKRVLIIHGPNLNLTGSRETDIYGEVSFEEINNIIKREASKLDLAVKIQQSNSEGEIIDFIHSAKNNFDAIIINPGAYSHYSYAIMDAIGAIDIPVIEVHLSNIQKREDFRHVSVTATRCLGQISGFGPYSYVLALNAVKLLEDSLKE; from the coding sequence ATGAAAAGAGTTCTTATTATACATGGTCCAAATTTAAATTTGACTGGCAGCAGGGAAACGGATATTTACGGAGAAGTTAGTTTTGAAGAAATAAATAATATCATAAAAAGAGAAGCTTCAAAACTTGATCTGGCAGTAAAAATACAGCAATCGAATAGTGAAGGAGAGATAATAGATTTTATTCATTCTGCAAAGAATAATTTTGATGCAATAATAATAAATCCTGGTGCTTATTCACATTATAGCTATGCGATAATGGATGCTATAGGCGCAATAGATATTCCTGTAATAGAAGTGCATCTTTCGAATATACAAAAACGTGAGGATTTCAGACACGTTTCGGTAACTGCAACAAGGTGTCTTGGGCAAATATCGGGCTTTGGACCGTACAGCTATGTCCTTGCTTTGAATGCGGTAAAATTATTAGAAGACAGTCTAAAGGAGTGA
- a CDS encoding M24 family metallopeptidase: MNIRLDAAKRLLIEKGLDGFIVFKPVNVTYLTGFTGDDSIAIISLNESYFITDSRYTEQAYQEIKDFKIVEHKSDIFEAIKDCVNMMGINKLGFEENYITFEQYNKLKNMLNVVMKPENSFVESLREIKDDTEIENIKKAQFITDETFKYFINFVKPGMKEKDVALEMEYYMKKLGADDKSFDFIVASGKRSSMPHGKASDKVIENGDFVTFDYGCRVNGYCSDMTRTIVVGKANEKQREIYNTVLEAQINAINNLKSGMIEKEGDYLARKIIIERGYGDYFGHSLGHGVGLEIHEKPFMGPRGTNLLKSGMVVTVEPGIYIPDFSGVRIEDMVLLKEDGVIDLTNSPKELIEV; the protein is encoded by the coding sequence TTGAATATTAGGTTAGATGCAGCAAAAAGACTATTGATTGAAAAAGGGTTGGATGGTTTTATTGTGTTTAAACCTGTAAATGTAACATACTTGACTGGATTTACAGGCGATGATAGTATAGCGATAATAAGCTTGAACGAGTCTTATTTTATAACTGATTCTAGGTATACAGAACAAGCCTATCAGGAAATTAAAGATTTTAAAATTGTTGAACATAAATCGGATATATTTGAAGCAATAAAAGACTGCGTAAATATGATGGGCATTAATAAACTTGGATTTGAAGAAAACTATATTACTTTTGAACAGTACAATAAATTGAAGAATATGCTGAATGTAGTTATGAAGCCAGAGAATAGCTTTGTAGAAAGTCTAAGAGAAATTAAGGATGATACTGAAATAGAAAACATAAAAAAAGCTCAATTTATTACAGATGAAACTTTTAAATATTTTATAAATTTTGTAAAACCTGGAATGAAAGAAAAAGATGTTGCTTTAGAGATGGAATATTATATGAAAAAACTTGGAGCAGATGATAAATCGTTTGATTTTATAGTTGCTTCAGGAAAAAGGTCTTCAATGCCTCATGGAAAGGCTTCAGATAAGGTTATTGAAAATGGCGATTTTGTTACTTTTGATTACGGCTGCAGAGTAAATGGATATTGTTCTGACATGACTAGGACAATTGTCGTTGGCAAGGCCAATGAAAAACAGAGAGAAATTTATAATACAGTTTTAGAAGCTCAAATCAACGCAATTAATAATCTAAAATCGGGTATGATAGAAAAAGAGGGAGACTATCTTGCAAGAAAGATAATTATTGAAAGAGGCTATGGTGATTACTTCGGCCATTCTTTAGGACATGGTGTTGGTCTTGAAATACATGAAAAGCCGTTTATGGGCCCGCGAGGAACTAATTTATTAAAATCCGGTATGGTTGTTACAGTGGAACCGGGGATATATATTCCTGATTTCTCTGGCGTTAGAATAGAAGATATGGTATTATTAAAAGAAGATGGCGTTATTGATTTGACAAATTCGCCAAAAGAATTAATTGAAGTATAA
- the efp gene encoding elongation factor P: MVSAGEFRKGMTIDIDGQVFTVVDFQHVKPGKGAAFVRTRLKNVITGAVVERTFNPTEKVDEAVIERKDMQYLYNDGNLYYFMDTETYEQIPLNYDKVEDAMKFLKENMIATIKFYKGEAFSVEPPTFVELEVVETEPGFKGDTATGGSKPAKVETGAVIQVPLFVNQGDIIKIDTRTSEYLERV; the protein is encoded by the coding sequence TTGGTATCAGCAGGAGAATTTAGAAAAGGAATGACTATTGACATCGACGGTCAAGTATTTACGGTTGTGGATTTTCAACACGTAAAACCGGGTAAAGGAGCTGCTTTTGTTAGAACAAGGTTAAAAAACGTAATAACAGGAGCTGTCGTTGAAAGAACTTTTAATCCAACTGAGAAAGTTGACGAAGCAGTAATAGAAAGAAAGGATATGCAGTATCTTTACAATGATGGAAACCTTTATTATTTCATGGATACTGAGACATATGAGCAAATTCCTTTAAATTACGATAAAGTTGAAGATGCAATGAAATTTTTAAAAGAAAACATGATAGCAACTATAAAATTCTATAAAGGAGAGGCATTTTCAGTAGAACCCCCTACTTTTGTAGAGTTGGAAGTAGTTGAAACTGAACCGGGATTTAAAGGTGATACCGCAACAGGTGGTTCAAAACCAGCAAAAGTTGAAACAGGAGCTGTAATACAAGTGCCTTTATTTGTTAATCAAGGAGACATAATAAAGATAGACACAAGAACATCAGAATATCTGGAAAGAGTATAG
- a CDS encoding CD1247 N-terminal domain-containing protein, with protein MEYLYERISYLRGLVDGLEIDEKTKEGRVLIAIIDALEDFADAINDLEASQSELDDYVGAIDEDLSEVEDEIYDDESDDEYDYVEVECPRCHMLMSVEDELLDDEDAEIVCPHCNETINVKDVVIYEDDDKE; from the coding sequence ATGGAGTATTTATATGAGCGCATATCGTATTTAAGAGGTCTTGTGGATGGCTTGGAGATTGACGAAAAGACAAAAGAGGGCAGAGTGCTGATTGCTATAATCGATGCACTGGAAGACTTTGCGGATGCTATAAATGACTTAGAAGCCTCACAATCAGAACTTGATGATTATGTAGGTGCTATCGACGAAGATTTGTCAGAAGTGGAAGATGAAATTTACGATGATGAATCTGACGACGAATATGATTATGTTGAAGTTGAATGTCCCCGTTGCCATATGCTTATGAGCGTAGAAGATGAACTTCTTGACGATGAAGATGCAGAAATAGTATGTCCTCATTGTAATGAAACGATCAATGTAAAAGATGTAGTTATTTATGAAGATGATGATAAAGAATAG
- the spoIIIAA gene encoding stage III sporulation protein AA — translation MINKSKNYDELLYSLPLTVRSIIIKLDDNLKESLEEIRLRIDKPLMIHVNNQEKFLSIDGKIVNSPKLAYIVTSEDCEKALQLISKSSIYAFENEIKNGYITLKGGYRVGICGKCVIENGSIKTIVNVSGFNYRIMRQCIGASDEIMKYIIKYPNIVYNTLIISPPQCGKTTLLRDIARNISNGMADLDFNGENVSIIDERSEIAACFKGNPQNDVGYRTDVLDSCPKHIGILMMIRSMSPKVIITDEIGKIEDILAIHEALNAGVSIITTVHGKDIEDIMRKKHIDDMLNNREFDRYVILSRKLGAGTIDAILDKEFKAIFKGPYRKECSLL, via the coding sequence ATGATAAACAAAAGCAAAAATTATGATGAATTATTGTATTCACTACCATTGACTGTTAGAAGTATAATCATCAAACTTGATGATAATTTGAAAGAAAGTCTAGAGGAAATTAGACTCAGAATAGATAAGCCATTGATGATTCATGTAAATAATCAAGAAAAATTTCTATCGATTGATGGAAAGATTGTTAACTCTCCAAAATTAGCGTACATAGTAACAAGTGAAGACTGTGAAAAAGCATTGCAACTTATATCAAAATCTTCGATATATGCTTTCGAAAATGAGATTAAAAATGGATATATAACATTAAAAGGTGGGTATAGAGTTGGAATTTGCGGAAAATGTGTTATTGAAAATGGATCGATAAAAACGATTGTAAATGTTTCAGGCTTTAATTATAGAATAATGCGCCAATGTATAGGGGCATCAGATGAAATAATGAAGTATATTATAAAATATCCCAATATCGTGTACAATACTTTGATAATTTCGCCTCCACAATGTGGAAAAACAACATTGCTTAGGGATATAGCTCGCAATATTAGTAATGGAATGGCGGATTTGGATTTTAATGGAGAAAATGTGTCAATAATTGATGAAAGATCGGAAATTGCTGCATGTTTTAAAGGTAATCCACAAAATGATGTAGGCTACCGTACTGATGTATTAGATTCATGTCCAAAACATATTGGAATTTTAATGATGATAAGGTCTATGTCTCCAAAAGTTATAATAACTGATGAGATAGGGAAAATAGAAGATATTTTAGCTATACACGAAGCGTTAAATGCAGGAGTAAGTATAATTACTACAGTGCATGGAAAAGACATAGAAGATATAATGAGAAAAAAACACATAGATGATATGCTAAACAACAGAGAGTTTGACAGGTACGTAATTCTTAGCAGAAAATTAGGAGCCGGTACAATTGATGCCATTCTTGATAAAGAATTTAAGGCTATTTTTAAAGGACCATATAGAAAGGAATGCAGTTTATTATGA
- the spoIIIAB gene encoding stage III sporulation protein SpoIIIAB, producing the protein MIKIIGMIMVLLSSTLIGYLKSLKYTLRRRTIRAILSSLNILITEITYNQITLSEAFAKLSETSESGIGKLYLIASQILNSNEGYTASEAWEIALDKVGDLNLNQDDIRILKSFGKGLGNSDIYNQEKNFKFTSELLKKQLSDAEELSKKNEKLYKNLGVLVGIAVIIIFL; encoded by the coding sequence ATGATAAAAATTATTGGAATGATCATGGTTCTACTTTCATCTACACTGATAGGGTATTTAAAATCGCTTAAATATACGTTAAGAAGGCGGACAATAAGAGCTATTTTATCTAGCCTTAACATTTTGATAACTGAAATTACATATAACCAAATAACCTTATCAGAAGCATTTGCTAAATTATCAGAAACATCTGAATCAGGTATTGGGAAGCTTTATTTAATAGCGTCTCAAATTTTAAATTCTAACGAGGGATATACGGCTAGTGAAGCATGGGAAATTGCACTTGATAAGGTGGGAGACCTCAACTTAAATCAAGATGATATAAGAATATTAAAATCGTTTGGGAAAGGGCTTGGAAATTCTGATATATATAATCAGGAAAAAAATTTTAAGTTTACATCGGAATTGCTTAAAAAGCAACTTAGTGATGCGGAAGAATTAAGTAAAAAAAATGAAAAACTTTATAAAAATCTCGGTGTATTGGTAGGTATAGCAGTAATTATCATATTTTTATAA
- the spoIIIAC gene encoding stage III sporulation protein AC — MSIDVIFKIAAIGILVTVLNQILIRSGREEQAMMVTLAGVVVVLMMVITMINNLFTAVKTIFQLY; from the coding sequence TTGAGCATAGATGTAATATTTAAGATAGCTGCAATCGGAATTTTGGTAACTGTACTAAATCAAATTTTGATTAGATCAGGGAGAGAAGAGCAAGCTATGATGGTTACATTGGCAGGTGTAGTAGTGGTATTAATGATGGTAATAACTATGATAAATAATCTATTTACAGCGGTTAAGACTATATTTCAATTGTATTAA
- the spoIIIAD gene encoding stage III sporulation protein AD, translating into MEIVQIVAIGIICIIILSILRETNKDLAVIISLIASILIFFIVIPKISNIITVLNTIADKSGINSIYVKTILKIIGIAYIAEFGVQLSNDANEKNIATKIELAGKIIIVFLSLPIIIALVDTIVSIMP; encoded by the coding sequence ATGGAAATTGTTCAAATTGTAGCGATTGGTATTATATGTATTATTATTCTCTCAATACTGAGAGAAACTAACAAAGACCTTGCAGTGATAATAAGTTTAATTGCCAGCATACTTATATTTTTTATTGTAATTCCTAAAATTAGCAATATAATAACAGTTTTAAATACTATCGCTGATAAAAGTGGCATTAACAGTATATATGTTAAAACAATTCTTAAAATAATTGGTATTGCCTATATTGCGGAATTTGGAGTTCAACTTTCAAATGATGCTAATGAAAAAAATATAGCAACTAAGATAGAATTAGCAGGAAAGATAATAATTGTCTTTTTATCACTTCCTATAATAATAGCACTTGTTGATACGATAGTTTCTATAATGCCGTGA
- the spoIIIAE gene encoding stage III sporulation protein AE, translating into MRKISFLILVSIIILIFPIKTYADTNDDLYSQIQNADTSQIDSLIKEINEKNGNIFPITDVKTYIINVLNGKETFSIKDIISNILKILFNEVKSSLDIFIQLLLLAIISAVLTNLENSFGNDGISQIAHIAVYAVLVIVAIKSFTSILNIGRDAIDSMVNFMQAILPILITMLASVGAFASASFFQPALIMVVEFTAKEIKDFILPAILFMTVVKVISRISDKFTLDKLADFFKTICTAAISILLSIFIGVITIQGITSSIADGAISRTTKYAVGAFLPVVGSILSDSIDTIMSASLLIKGAISTFGLISIIFIAIIPIIKIFSVMLIYKFSAAVIEPIADKKIVDFICDLTTSIAYVFAALVSVTVMMFLSITAVINASSISVMMK; encoded by the coding sequence GTGAGAAAAATTTCATTTTTAATATTAGTTTCAATAATAATATTGATATTTCCAATTAAAACATATGCTGATACGAATGATGATTTGTATAGCCAAATACAAAATGCTGATACTAGTCAAATTGATTCATTGATCAAAGAGATAAACGAGAAAAATGGAAATATATTTCCAATAACAGATGTTAAAACATATATTATAAATGTTTTAAATGGAAAAGAAACATTTAGTATAAAAGATATTATCAGTAATATATTAAAAATTCTTTTTAATGAAGTTAAATCATCATTAGATATTTTTATCCAGCTTTTATTATTAGCAATAATTAGCGCGGTATTGACAAATTTAGAAAATTCTTTTGGAAATGATGGCATAAGTCAAATTGCACATATAGCTGTATATGCTGTTTTGGTTATAGTAGCAATAAAAAGTTTCACAAGCATTTTAAACATCGGAAGAGATGCAATAGATAGTATGGTAAATTTCATGCAGGCGATTTTACCAATTTTGATTACAATGTTGGCTTCTGTTGGAGCTTTTGCATCGGCATCTTTCTTTCAACCTGCATTAATAATGGTAGTGGAATTTACAGCTAAAGAAATCAAGGATTTTATTCTTCCAGCAATACTCTTTATGACAGTAGTGAAAGTGATAAGTCGTATTTCCGATAAGTTTACTTTAGATAAACTTGCAGATTTTTTTAAAACTATTTGTACCGCAGCTATTTCAATTTTACTTAGTATTTTTATAGGTGTTATAACGATTCAAGGTATCACATCATCTATAGCAGATGGTGCAATATCGAGGACGACAAAGTACGCAGTAGGTGCATTTTTGCCTGTTGTTGGCAGCATATTATCAGATAGCATAGATACTATTATGAGTGCGTCTCTTTTAATAAAGGGAGCGATAAGCACTTTTGGACTTATTTCTATAATTTTTATAGCTATTATCCCGATTATTAAAATATTTTCAGTGATGTTAATATATAAATTTTCTGCAGCTGTAATAGAGCCAATAGCTGACAAAAAAATAGTTGATTTTATATGTGATCTTACCACATCCATCGCATATGTATTTGCTGCATTGGTATCAGTAACTGTAATGATGTTTTTATCAATAACTGCTGTGATAAATGCATCTAGTATTAGCGTAATGATGAAATAA
- the spoIIIAF gene encoding stage III sporulation protein AF, translating to MHDVEMVKNWILQIAYISILAIVFELLIPSSNMKKYVKVVIGLTIMIAIINPILGFLKNGVDVNSTLEREYNYNSIDINSMTKQAEIERNKLIVDEYKKRLNEQIKERILDIIDASDVEVESTIIEDLNDKNFGVIKNVHVVLSNVKYKMVNDINDGKIIIDTSKTDEKGQILDDIKNDISKFYNVPLKNITIEER from the coding sequence ATGCATGATGTGGAAATGGTAAAAAATTGGATACTTCAAATTGCATATATTTCAATCTTAGCTATTGTATTTGAACTTTTGATTCCGTCTTCGAATATGAAAAAATACGTGAAAGTTGTAATAGGATTGACAATTATGATTGCCATTATCAATCCAATTTTAGGTTTTTTGAAAAATGGTGTGGATGTAAATAGTACATTGGAAAGGGAGTATAATTACAACAGCATAGATATTAATTCCATGACTAAACAAGCTGAAATAGAGAGAAATAAGCTTATAGTTGATGAATACAAAAAAAGATTGAATGAGCAGATAAAAGAAAGAATATTAGATATAATTGATGCCTCTGATGTGGAAGTGGAATCAACAATAATTGAAGATTTAAACGATAAAAATTTTGGTGTGATAAAAAATGTACATGTAGTACTTTCAAATGTTAAATACAAAATGGTTAATGATATAAATGATGGAAAAATTATAATAGATACAAGTAAAACTGATGAAAAAGGACAAATATTAGATGACATTAAAAATGATATAAGTAAATTCTATAATGTACCATTAAAGAATATAACTATAGAGGAAAGATAA
- the spoIIIAG gene encoding stage III sporulation protein AG: MDLNKLKQKILKADNKTIQDLTVIFIIGLIILIGASIFLKPKPTNKDSDKQMVVKQVTNDDYASQLELELKNILSKIHGAGNVDVLVTLDSDEEVVAAMDTVQSETTTNEKDSNGGTRTTIQSETNNKIVTSQTTSGENQPMILKKVMPEIRGVVVVADGAKDSNVQYELMTSVETALGIPAYKVKVVSSK; this comes from the coding sequence GTGGATTTGAATAAACTAAAGCAAAAAATTTTGAAGGCGGATAATAAGACCATCCAGGATTTAACGGTAATTTTCATTATTGGTTTGATTATTTTAATAGGGGCCAGCATCTTTTTGAAGCCCAAACCTACAAATAAAGATTCAGATAAACAAATGGTTGTAAAACAAGTTACAAATGATGATTATGCAAGTCAACTAGAATTAGAATTAAAGAATATTTTGTCAAAAATTCATGGAGCAGGCAATGTAGATGTTTTAGTGACGTTAGATTCTGACGAAGAAGTAGTAGCGGCTATGGATACAGTTCAGTCAGAAACTACTACAAACGAAAAAGACAGTAATGGTGGAACAAGAACAACCATTCAAAGTGAAACAAATAACAAAATTGTAACATCACAAACTACAAGTGGAGAAAATCAGCCGATGATTTTAAAAAAAGTGATGCCTGAGATAAGAGGTGTTGTTGTTGTAGCAGATGGCGCGAAAGATTCCAATGTTCAATATGAACTTATGACATCAGTAGAGACGGCATTGGGCATTCCGGCATATAAGGTTAAAGTTGTATCTTCAAAATAA